The following are encoded in a window of Flavobacterium cupriresistens genomic DNA:
- a CDS encoding arylsulfatase gives MKTIQDSMLKPIFLLIMVCFFAVLSQKAHAQSDPREVRKENFKGVIKLDVRDSKADWAPYTPKKAPEGAPNVLFVLYDDTGMAAWSPYGGAINMPTLQKLADNGLIYSQWHTTALCSPTRSTLLTGRNHHLTGNAAITETANGFPGAHGRIPEQCATIGQVLQENGWSTFWIGKDHNVPEQDVASGASRKQWPTQLGFDRYYGFLGGETNQWYPDLVEDNHFTEAPYSPEEGYHLSKDLADKSIEYIRDQKATNPSKPWFLWYCPGANHAPHHAPQEYIDKYKGKFDDGYESYRKWVLPRMIAKGVLPKDTKLTDLNFLPPNIANEADYVRPWDKLKPEEKKLFSKLAEVYAGFSEYTDAQVGRVVDYLEKTGQLENTVVIYAADNGASGEGSPNGSVNENKFFNGYPDELAENLKLLDKLGGPDTYEHYPTGWAAAFSTPFKMFKRYSEYAGGTADPLVISWPKGIKARGEVRNQYHHSTDIVPTILDICGLEMPKVHNGVGQYPLSGVSMKYSFTAKPDDATEKHIQYYAMLGSRAIWKDGWKAVALHAPLTGKGHFDKDEWELYNTNVDRSESTNLAKKNPDKLKELIDAWFDEADKNLVLPLDDRTAIEIIGLERPSEEAPREKYVYYPGTAPVPEGVAVNVRGRSFKIVGDVEIKDAKASGVIFAHGSRFGGHTLFIKDGKLNYVYNFLGIQPEQKFVSSTTLAPGKYTLGMEFIREKTGEHGEQIGQMKLYINDKEVASGPMKTQPGKFTLSGDGLCVGFDSGDAVSKEYKTPGTFKGGTILGVGVSVGKEQYQDLQKEAARALKRD, from the coding sequence ATGAAGACAATTCAAGATTCGATGCTCAAGCCCATTTTTTTACTGATTATGGTATGCTTTTTTGCTGTTCTCTCTCAAAAAGCACACGCACAATCAGATCCAAGAGAAGTTAGAAAAGAAAATTTTAAAGGAGTTATCAAACTCGATGTAAGAGATTCAAAAGCCGACTGGGCGCCATATACTCCAAAAAAGGCACCCGAAGGAGCACCGAATGTACTGTTTGTCTTATATGACGATACCGGTATGGCGGCATGGTCTCCTTATGGAGGAGCTATTAATATGCCGACCTTGCAAAAACTGGCAGATAATGGGTTGATTTATAGCCAATGGCACACAACAGCCTTATGTTCGCCAACAAGATCTACTTTATTGACAGGAAGAAACCATCACTTGACCGGTAATGCGGCTATTACAGAAACGGCTAACGGATTTCCGGGAGCTCATGGACGTATTCCGGAACAATGTGCTACAATTGGACAAGTTCTACAGGAAAATGGTTGGAGTACTTTTTGGATCGGAAAAGATCATAACGTACCGGAGCAGGATGTAGCTTCAGGAGCTAGTCGTAAACAATGGCCGACTCAATTAGGTTTTGATCGTTACTACGGATTTTTAGGAGGAGAAACCAATCAATGGTATCCTGATTTAGTAGAAGATAATCATTTTACCGAAGCGCCTTACAGCCCGGAAGAAGGTTATCATTTATCTAAAGATTTAGCAGATAAATCAATTGAGTATATTAGAGATCAAAAAGCGACGAACCCTTCGAAACCATGGTTTTTATGGTACTGTCCGGGAGCCAATCACGCGCCACACCATGCTCCACAAGAGTATATTGATAAATACAAGGGTAAGTTTGATGACGGATATGAATCGTATCGTAAATGGGTTTTACCTCGTATGATCGCGAAAGGTGTTTTACCAAAAGATACTAAATTAACGGATCTTAACTTTTTACCACCAAATATTGCCAATGAGGCCGATTATGTGCGCCCTTGGGATAAATTAAAACCGGAAGAGAAAAAATTATTCTCAAAATTAGCGGAAGTATATGCTGGTTTCTCTGAATATACAGATGCTCAAGTGGGTAGAGTAGTCGACTATCTGGAAAAAACAGGTCAGTTAGAAAACACAGTTGTAATTTATGCAGCTGATAATGGTGCTTCTGGTGAAGGGTCTCCAAATGGTTCTGTAAACGAAAATAAATTCTTTAACGGATATCCGGATGAATTGGCTGAAAATTTAAAATTACTGGACAAATTAGGTGGCCCTGATACATACGAGCATTATCCGACAGGATGGGCAGCTGCATTTTCTACTCCATTTAAAATGTTTAAACGTTACAGCGAATACGCAGGAGGAACCGCTGATCCACTGGTAATATCATGGCCAAAAGGAATAAAAGCCAGAGGTGAAGTGCGTAATCAATACCATCATTCGACAGATATTGTTCCTACTATTTTAGATATCTGTGGTCTTGAAATGCCAAAGGTTCATAATGGGGTGGGGCAATATCCACTTTCGGGAGTATCTATGAAATACAGTTTTACAGCCAAACCCGATGATGCTACAGAAAAACACATTCAATATTACGCTATGTTAGGTTCTCGTGCCATCTGGAAAGACGGCTGGAAAGCAGTTGCACTTCATGCACCATTAACCGGTAAAGGACATTTTGATAAAGACGAATGGGAATTGTACAATACCAATGTTGACCGTTCTGAATCGACTAATTTAGCAAAGAAAAATCCGGATAAATTAAAAGAATTAATTGACGCTTGGTTCGACGAAGCAGATAAAAACTTAGTGCTGCCACTGGATGACAGAACCGCAATTGAAATTATTGGATTAGAAAGACCTTCTGAAGAAGCACCACGTGAAAAATACGTGTACTATCCAGGAACAGCTCCAGTACCGGAAGGGGTGGCTGTAAACGTAAGAGGAAGATCCTTTAAAATTGTTGGTGATGTAGAAATTAAGGACGCTAAGGCTTCAGGAGTAATTTTTGCACACGGTTCTCGTTTTGGCGGACATACCTTGTTTATAAAAGACGGTAAATTAAATTACGTATACAACTTCTTAGGAATTCAACCTGAACAAAAATTTGTTTCTTCGACTACACTTGCTCCGGGTAAATATACTTTAGGAATGGAGTTTATCAGAGAAAAAACGGGTGAACACGGAGAACAAATCGGTCAGATGAAATTATACATCAATGACAAAGAAGTTGCTTCAGGGCCGATGAAAACGCAACCCGGTAAATTTACACTTTCCGGAGACGGACTTTGCGTAGGGTTTGATAGCGGTGATGCCGTAAGTAAAGAGTACAAAACCCCTGGAACCTTCAAAGGAGGAACGATATTGGGTGTTGGTGTCTCTGTTGGAAAAGAACAATATCAGGATTTGCAAAAAGAAGCTGCAAGAGCACTTAAGCGAGATTAA
- a CDS encoding exopolyphosphatase, whose translation MFTKNKPQILFFILFSLLFSINTFSQKNIYAGIEIGRRAIKVSVLEMNNIKKAEYDILYFSNNRLSLADHISANGELTQDDINKSINIIVDQLQKIKTEFKIREDHIFIVAAPVFSSARNVDVLKNKISTLTDKNLDIMNVSEEAKVLVKGGIPPANYSSALLLDIGAQSTKGGYIDELEDNKLEFIPLELDFGTMTLTDAVQKTVVNQSQVNDLSTFQEKSFDYNTVLRKKIKEMLDANPLLLKKDKIYLSGGAVWAFATLYYNENVKDHYIPLTLEDVINYDAIVKNNFNKLNSLSKTNKEAARVLSTYDQKYLISANNILLSCLESIPSLETKEVYFVKEGQVTWLISYIADRSKKVNTNF comes from the coding sequence ATGTTTACAAAAAACAAACCCCAAATTTTATTTTTCATTCTTTTTAGCTTATTATTTTCCATTAATACATTTTCTCAAAAAAATATTTATGCCGGAATTGAAATCGGACGTCGTGCGATCAAAGTTTCCGTTTTAGAGATGAATAATATCAAAAAAGCAGAATACGATATTCTATACTTTTCGAATAACAGACTTAGTCTTGCCGATCATATTTCTGCAAACGGTGAGCTTACTCAGGACGACATCAACAAATCGATTAATATAATTGTTGACCAATTACAGAAAATAAAAACTGAATTTAAAATTCGCGAAGATCATATCTTTATCGTAGCGGCTCCCGTTTTCTCCTCTGCCCGCAACGTTGACGTCTTAAAAAATAAGATCAGTACGCTAACCGATAAAAATTTAGATATAATGAATGTTAGCGAAGAGGCTAAAGTATTAGTTAAAGGCGGTATTCCTCCTGCTAATTACTCTAGTGCTCTATTACTGGATATTGGCGCTCAGAGCACAAAAGGGGGATACATTGATGAGCTTGAAGACAATAAATTAGAGTTCATTCCTTTGGAACTTGATTTCGGCACGATGACTCTTACTGATGCCGTACAAAAAACGGTTGTAAATCAAAGTCAGGTTAATGATCTTTCGACATTTCAAGAAAAGTCGTTTGATTATAACACGGTACTGCGTAAGAAGATAAAAGAAATGCTTGATGCTAACCCGCTTTTACTAAAAAAAGATAAAATCTACTTATCGGGTGGCGCTGTCTGGGCTTTTGCAACTCTTTATTATAATGAAAACGTTAAAGATCATTATATTCCTTTGACCTTAGAAGACGTTATCAATTACGATGCTATTGTGAAGAATAATTTCAACAAACTTAATAGCCTTTCTAAAACCAATAAAGAAGCAGCCAGAGTTTTGAGTACCTATGACCAGAAATACCTTATCTCGGCAAACAACATACTATTGTCTTGTCTGGAAAGTATTCCAAGTTTAGAGACCAAAGAAGTGTACTTTGTGAAAGAAGGACAGGTAACTTGGCTTATCTCCTACATTGCAGATCGTTCTAAAAAAGTGAATACTAATTTTTAA
- a CDS encoding pseudouridine synthase produces MLEILYQDEYIIAINKPSGLLVHKSFYARDAKVYAIQELRNQIGQHVYPVHRLDRKTSGVLLFALDKEVLKIMNDRFATREVEKKYLAILRGWSPEELTIDYDLTNDDDIKQNAITYFRRLQNAEVELEFNNKPTSRYCLVEAIPETGRMHQLRKHFKHIFHPILGSRPHGCNKQNKLWLENYELKEMMLHAHQLTFTHPKKEEQLILNAKINEEFSRVGTILNLDLSKYQ; encoded by the coding sequence ATGTTAGAAATTCTTTACCAAGACGAATATATTATAGCAATCAATAAACCAAGTGGATTGTTGGTTCACAAATCATTTTATGCGCGCGATGCAAAAGTTTATGCTATTCAAGAATTGAGAAATCAGATAGGGCAACACGTTTACCCTGTTCATCGGTTAGACCGAAAAACATCCGGTGTCTTATTATTTGCTTTGGATAAAGAGGTCTTGAAAATTATGAATGATCGTTTTGCTACACGCGAAGTCGAAAAAAAATATTTAGCAATTTTACGTGGTTGGTCACCCGAAGAACTAACGATTGATTATGATCTAACCAATGATGATGACATTAAACAAAATGCAATAACATACTTTCGTCGTTTGCAAAATGCTGAAGTTGAGTTAGAGTTTAACAATAAACCAACGTCACGATATTGTTTGGTAGAAGCGATTCCTGAAACTGGACGTATGCATCAATTACGAAAACATTTCAAACATATTTTTCATCCCATTTTAGGAAGCCGTCCACATGGTTGTAACAAACAAAACAAATTATGGTTGGAGAATTATGAACTGAAAGAAATGATGCTTCATGCACATCAGTTAACTTTTACTCATCCGAAAAAAGAGGAACAACTAATCTTGAACGCAAAGATTAATGAAGAGTTTAGCAGAGTTGGCACTATTCTTAATCTGGATTTGAGTAAATACCAATAG